CCCCAAGTGTGGAAACAGGACATGGAGGTGGGGGATTTGCTGACAGGTTCAGGAGTTCAGTTCAAGGAAAACAGGGAATGAATTATGAAAGATGCAGagtcacactttgagaatctcTATGAGGaaataaatgtacaaaatgaaGACACTCCGTTGTATAAATGCTACATAGTATGAAGGACTGAACAATGCTGTGTTTATTCATGCGGATTAAAAATGATCTTTTAAGTCATTATCTAATCAAATACCTGGCTCGCTGCATGACACTAATTAGCTTGATTACGAGCTCACCATATATCATTGACGAACACGTTCACTAGCTTGCTAGTGAAGTAGCTAATGAGCTTCATAGCCAACTAACTACATGTTTAACTAACTTACTATTTAATTAGCACCTGCTAACGAGCTGACCATCACAAAGCATGTTCAGAATTACTCTCCGAGCATGCACGAGTTCACTTTGACCAGGTGTTTGAGTCAGGGTGTTGTTCAAATGTGTCGTGCGGTTAATCAGAGTACACCAAAAACAGAGTGTCGGAGCATGCTCTATGCGCTACAACTCGAGATGCGGTGCATCCAGTGTGTCAAGCAATATTGGTGGAAAAGGTTCCTGTCAGGTTCCTATATATaacagcggctggatagctcatagcggctggatagctcagttggtaaggcatcggtttggcatacgggagacggtggttcgaatcccgcttggggcaaaaaaaaaatgagcacataacaccatccagtgtgggtccttgggcaagatccttcacgctaatgcctacctcatacaatgatgagagacaataaaacaaatgacatgccggctcagacgtcgcccggccaaacaaggtctgcgtcaggtgctggggaaccagagcaccttgatgaaaaatgggctactggaacaaagcggagatgggcgagatgcgataacatggctctgttggaatgctactactcaagcaaccctagtcagaggggttacatgcagagaatgtgggctaaatggttacttcgaaacccacagtcacggttgaccgcgaaacaactagtagctcagtgttccaacatccacaaacggcaactgctgtcacaacttgagattgatgaggtacaacgcaggttccatggtgaagggccccaggctgccagatcagaggaggaggtcataaaagagattgggaggccagccccaatgaatgaaatgctgagcgaggcagcaactgacctgaaagctaagatcatggcgagaatgaaagctgggcaacctagaaaccgattacaacggctatgtgaagtaccatctgaaagtctcatagaaagtgtgaatgcagcactgagggcgatccctaccgtaacgatcacagaaaccaatgagctgatatacgcatcagtgatcctggagactctgggctataagagcaaccatgggagccatgagatacgttacccaccatggaaaagacagttggaggctaagatcaaggcggcccggaaagatgtgagtcaattgacggaggcccagagaggtgtgatgaaaaggccgatacccgagaggtacatccagatgaccatacctgaagcactcgaaactgccaaacaaaggctccaagccttgtccagtcgcctaaagcggtacacgaaagagaatgaggccagacgaataaacaggctgttcgcaacacaacctgcgaaagtgtacgctcagtggcagggtcctaacaacagagctgacccaccaagactggaaactgaaaggtactggaaaggcatatgggagaaggaggttgcacataacagcagtgcacaatggctggtgaccctgagagaggagcacagcaacctccctgaacagaacccagttaccataacagtggcagacatacaggaaagagtctcagatatgaagaactggacagcaccaggcccggacatggtccacacctactggctaaagagactcacagcactccatgagcgcctagcagtacaaatgaaccagctgctgagggatgggactcacccagaatggctaaccgaagggcgaacgatcctgatcatgaaggatccctcgaagggtgcagccccatccaactatcggccaataacctgtctctccacaacatggaagctcatgtcaggcatcattgcggctaagataagtggacacatggatcaatacatgaacgaagcgcagaagggcattggtagggataccagaggagccaaacatcagctcctggttgacagaacagtcgcacaagactgcaggtcccgacgtaccaacctgtgcacagcttggattgattacaagaaagcctatgactcgatgccacatacatggatcactgaatgcttggagttgtataaggtgaacaggaccctaagagccttcgttgcgaactcgatgaggatgtggaaaaccacacttgaagccaatggcaagccacttacccaagtgtccatcaaatgtggcatataccaaggtgatgcactctccccactgctgttctgtataggactgaaccccctaagccaagtaatcaccaagacaggctatggataccgcctcagaaatggagctacaatcagtcacctcctctacatggatgacataaagctgtatgctaagagcgaaagggacatagattccctgatccacacaaccaggatctacagcagcgacatcgggatgtcattcgggcttgagaaatgtagtcggatggtgactaagagaggaaggttagtccgcactgaaggggtctcactccctgaaggaacaatagcagacattgaggacagctacaagtaccttggtataccacaagccaatggcaacctcgaactggcaacaaggaaagcggctacggccaaatacctccagcgagtgaggcaagtcctaagaagccagctcaatggcaagaataagacccgggcaataaacagctatgccctgccagtgatcagataccctgcaggaataataaggtggccaaaggaagagattcagaccacggacgttaagacccgaaagctcctaaccatgcatggagggttccatcccaaatccagcaccctgagactgtacgcaagccgaaaggaaggaggccggggactagtgagtgtgagagccactgtccaggatgaaacatccaagctccatgaatacatcaaggagaaggctcaaacggatgacgtactcagagaatgtctcagacaatggggaacagaagatgaggcgctggaagagggaccatcatgggaggacaagcccctacacgggatgtaccaccggaccataactgaagtggctgatctcaagaagtcctatcagtggctagagagggctggcctgaaggacagcacagaggcactcatcctggctgctcaggagcaggccttgagaaccagagccatcgaggcccagatataccacaccagacaagacccaaggtgtaggttgtgcaaagaggcacctgagacgatccaacacataactgcagggtgtaaggtgctggcaggaaaagcctacatggaacgccataaccagatggctggcatagtctaccgaaacatctgtgcggagtatggattggaaaccccaaggtcaaaatgggaaacaccacagaaggtggtggagaatgacagagcgaagatcctgtgggacttccagatccagactgacaagatggtaatggcgaaccaaccagatatcgtgatcatagataaagggcagaggaaagccgttgtagtggatgtagcggtcccaagtgatggaaacatcagaaagaaggaacatgagaaactcgagaaataccaagggctcagagaggagctggagagagcctggaaggtaaaggtgacagtcgtgcctgtggtggtcggagcactcggggcagtgacccccaaactagatgagtggttgcaacagatcccgggaacaacatcggacatctcagtccagaaatgtgcagtgctgggaacagcaaggatactgcgcagaaccctcaagcttcctggcctctggtagaggacccgagctgaatgagggacggacaccacccgaggggtgagatgaggatatatatatatatatatatatatatatatatatatatatatatatatatatatatatatatatatatacaccaacTCGTTTGAATACGAGCATGAATATTAGACAGATGATTTCATCCAATGAGTctctacatttttttcaataactaatacagtgcactccgcttaatagaacaccattgggccgaagcgcttctgttctactaagcggggtttctattaaccggagacactttattaggtacaccttcagacacgtcgacgaccaagttatgcacgcagaaaaccccctgctgacgagttagaagagatatttcgactgtggacgtccatatctttaatcaaacaacaaaacaacaactttaatcaacttcagtcaaacatctcaaatcacgagaaaaatttcgttacttttgtctggaaacaggagtccgtaattttgcggttgacttccctctcaatgcgctggataagagggaagtcctggaaaccgcgggcgtaccttctgagaatccggcaatgcatcgtatcgtctgagtatgtccttcttatccgcaggtgatagccctcgtctcttgaatgaagttgaagccattgtgacgtgcgtgtgtctatgtgtggagtgacgcgtgctacctgtaactgtatacggctagaactaccgcgttttctcgcgatagtggtacagtatcgcgatagctacacttcgtctctctctcgtctcttgaatgaagttgaagccattgtgacgtgcgtgtgtctatgtgtggagtgacgcgtgctacctgttactgtatacggctagaactaccgcgttttctcgcgatagtggtacagtatcgcgatagctacacttcgaaaaccactagtttacaatgttcattgcttacggcctgttctattaagcggagatctgttctactaagcggagtatctttataggaaattgcattaagcaaatccgttccagagccttttgctctattaagcggattactctattaaccggtattctattaagcggagagcACTGTAACATGTGAAAGTGTTTTTTCTCTCCCTTCTTCTTGGTGTAGTCGGTTTCCAACGAGGATGCCTGGTACTCATAATGTCTTCCAGCTGTGTGTCACCCCCATTCACCATCCCCTCCCCCATTCTTATCTGTGCATGAGGTGAAGTTTCCACTGGTGGGACGAAGCACCGAGAAAAGTGCGGAGTGGAAATTCCTTCATTTAGATTTGGTCCGCAGGAGCCATCCGGCACATTCGAGAATAATTTATGAGGATTCCCGTATCGAACCCTGACCTATGCCCTCGGATCTCCTCAGGTCCGGATCGCCCAAATATGAAAACATGTCCCACTTAATGCCTGCACTGATCCGCTATAAATAATTGGTCACTGACACGAACCAGCTGCTTTTGAGATGCTCTCCATCCTGGAAGAATGTGTACTCCAGCCTGCGTCAACTGTCATGTGCGTCACTAAAACTAATGTTGATGTTTGATGGTTGGCTTGAGAGATGTTAAGAAGTAACTAGTTTGCTTGTTAGCCACTAGCAAACACAACTGTTCTGCAATTTGaagtttttgatcaactaacctatCTAACGATGTACCATGTGGCCAAATAACTAAGTTTACCAGTTACCACATATGGATGACTAACCAACCAACTAACTGCAGTGATAATATTGTTATCTAGCTTGGTTGTTTTCACACACTCAAgaaaagacatgcaaacaaaataaccaaaTGGCGCCAGCATGACCTAAAGAActaattacagtacatataaTTCAATGCAGTGCTACTTTTATTCATTGCAAATTTTCGAGCGAGTTTACTGCAGAATCAAGTAGTAGTGGTAGTTGTACCTAAGGCTTGCTAGCCCCTACAGTAACTAATTTGTTAATAACTAAATACCACCAACTATGTATCATAACAAACTAATCACTACCATGATTTAACTACTTGTGACTATATACAACCAACTCCTGATACTTATAATAGTatattctatctatctatctatctatctatctatctatctatctatctatctatctatctatctatctatctatctatctatctatctatctatctatctatctatctatccatctatccatctatccatccatctatctatctatctatctatctatctatctatctatctatctatctatctatctatctatctatctatctatctatctatctatctatctatctatctatctatctatctatctatctatctatctatctatctatctatccatctatccatctatccatctatctatctatctatctatctatctatctatctatctatctatctatctatctatctatctatctatctatctattgtacctgtgtgtctgtctgtcaatATTCTGTCTATCTACGTATCAATGCATTCATACAATTGCGAGTGTCAACTGTCAAAAGTTCCAGTAAAGCAAATGTAAGTTTTTGATGGTGCCAGCAAGCTGACACGTCTCTGTGATTCACGCCACAGAATCAACGTCAACAGCCTGGACTCGGCCAAGATCTATCACGAAATAAATGAGTGAACAAATTGTGCCGGAATGAGGCATGTGAGGGCCCCAAAGAGCACGCCTGAGCACTGTGACCATTGAAAGGAAAGGAATGATACaacacccccgcacccccccccacccccaccccatccccactcTCACTCCCCACGTCCACATCACAACATTTCACCGAATTATCCTCTTTATTTTCAACGTGTTACCTTGTGACATTTACCATCATTCTTTTCCAACGGCGAGTTTTTCATTCTGTCAAAGCGCTTACGACGGATAAGAATTCATGAACGGCGACTGACAAGTATTGCAGAAAGGTCGGGCTCAAGGCCTCCTGGCGAGATGATAAAACATGCTTTGCACTTCTGTGTGAGGAAAGCATTCCATCTAAGTCGCACCGCCAGGAAATTTACATAAATCACACGAGAGGATGGATGGTGCTGATCTGTTCACCTTTTTTCTAACGCAGTTTACAAGGGCATGTGTTTGAATTGGATAGGCCTCCAAAAGTTGAGCTGTAGTGTACGTAGGCACAAGTAAAAGAAACTTACTTCAC
This window of the Hippocampus zosterae strain Florida chromosome 1, ASM2543408v3, whole genome shotgun sequence genome carries:
- the LOC127597481 gene encoding uncharacterized protein LOC127597481, whose protein sequence is MYHRTITEVADLKKSYQWLERAGLKDSTEALILAAQEQALSTRAIEAQIYHTRQDPRCRLCKEAPETIQHITAGCKMLAGKAYMERHNQVAGIVYPNICAEYGLETPRSKWETPPKVVENDRAKILWDFQIQTDKMVMANQPDIVIIDKGQRKAVVVDVAVPSDGNIRKKEHEKLEKYQGLREELERAWKVKVTVVPVVVGALGAVTPKLDEWLQQIPGTTSDISVQKCAVLGTARILRRTLKLPGLW